The Humulus lupulus chromosome 4, drHumLupu1.1, whole genome shotgun sequence genome has a window encoding:
- the LOC133831388 gene encoding target of rapamycin complex subunit LST8, protein MTQPSVILATASYDHTIRFWEAKSGRCYRTIQYPDSQVNRLEISPDKRHLAAAGNSHIRLFDVNSNSPQPEMSYDLHTGNVMAVGFQCDGKWMYSGSEDGTVKIWDIRAPGCQREYESRAAVNTVVLHPNQTELISGDQNGNIRVWDLTANSCSCELVPEVDTAVRSLTVMWDGSLVVAANNHGTCYVWRLLRGTQTMTNFEPLHKLQAHKGYILKCLLSPEFCEPHRYLATASSDHTVKIWNVDGFTLEKTLVGHQRWVWDCVFSVDGAYLITASSDTTARLWSMSTGEYIRVYQGHHKATVCCALHDGAEPSPS, encoded by the exons ATGACCCAACCCTCGGTCATACTTGCTACTGCCAGCTATGATCATACTATTCGGTTCTGGGAGGCCAAAAGTGGCCGCTGCTATCGAACCATACAGTACCCTGATTCG CAAGTTAATAGGCTTGAGATAAGCCCAGATAAAAGACACCTGGCTGCAGCGGGTAATTCTCACATTCGATTATTCGATGTTAATTCGAACAGCCCTCAACCG GAGATGAGCTATGACTTACATACTGGTAATGTGATGGCAGTGGGGTTCCAGTGTGATGGTAAATGGATGTATTCAGGTTCTGAGGATGGCACAGTAAAGATTTGGGATATAAG AGCTCCAGGTTGTCAAAGGGAATATGAAAGTCGTGCTGCTGTTAACACTGTTGTTCTGCACCCTAATCAG ACAGAGCTGATTTCTGGGGATCAAAATGGAAACATTCGTGTCTGGGATTTGACAGCGAATTCATGCAGCTGTGAATTG GTGCCAGAGGTGGATACGGCAGTGAGGTCCCTAACTGTCATGTGGGATGGGAGCTTGGTAGTTGCAGCAAATAATCACGGGACTTGCTATGTTTGGCGCTTGTTGCGAGGGACTCAG ACAATGACAAATTTTGAGCCACTTCATAAGCTACAAGCACACAAGGGTTACATTCTTAAGTGTCTTCTTTCCCCTGAATTCTGTGAGCCGCACAG ATATCTAGCCACTGCATCTTCTGATCACACTGTCAAGATTTGGAATGTTGATGGTTTTACACTGGAGAAGACTTTAGTTG GACATCAACGGTGGGTGTGGGATTGTGTCTTCTCAGTCGACGGTGCCTATCTTATAACAG CTTCCTCTGATACAACAGCAAGGCTTTGGTCCATGTCAACTGGTGAATATATAAGAGTGTATCAAGGGCACCACAAAGCCACTGTTTGCTGTGCTCTACATGATGGAGCTGAACCTTCCCCTTCGTGA